One Bradyrhizobium zhanjiangense DNA segment encodes these proteins:
- the hflX gene encoding GTPase HflX: MEPRNFDGDADRPRSAGAKQTGRVLVIGPYLRVRAGSADAQSESHGLSNQVQRDAEARLDEAVGLARAIDLVIADAIIAPVSQIRPATYIGKGKVEEIAALAKSLDVELVVMDCALAPIQQRNLEKQLHAKVLDRTGLILEIFGRRAKTREGSLQVELAHLNYQRSRLVRSWTHLERQRGGFGFMGGPGETQIEADRRLIQERISKLEGELKKVQATRRLHRAGRQRVPYRVVALVGYTNAGKSTLFNRLTRADVQAADMLFATLDPTLRALNLPHGGKAMLSDTVGFISNLPTQLVAAFRATLEEVLEADVILHVRDISHDDAEAQQSDVDAVLRQLGINPDDSGRIIEVWNKIDRYDAEQREELLNIAARRPEDHPAMLVSAVSGEGIDALLAAIEERLAAKRTTLDLSIDAADGAGISWLHRNAEVLAKELHDGRFDMTVRVDETKRDIVVSRFDAVPHLSAT, from the coding sequence TTGGAACCCCGGAATTTCGACGGGGACGCCGACCGTCCGCGGTCGGCAGGGGCTAAGCAGACGGGGCGGGTGCTGGTCATCGGCCCCTACTTGCGAGTGCGTGCGGGCAGTGCCGACGCGCAATCGGAAAGCCATGGCTTGTCCAACCAAGTCCAGCGCGACGCCGAGGCCCGGCTCGATGAAGCCGTGGGCCTCGCGCGCGCGATCGATCTCGTCATTGCCGATGCCATCATCGCGCCGGTCAGCCAGATCCGCCCTGCCACTTACATCGGCAAGGGCAAGGTCGAGGAGATCGCCGCGCTGGCCAAGAGCCTCGATGTCGAGTTGGTGGTGATGGATTGTGCGCTGGCGCCGATCCAGCAGCGCAATCTCGAGAAGCAGTTGCACGCCAAGGTGCTCGACCGCACCGGGCTCATTCTGGAAATCTTCGGCCGCCGCGCCAAGACCAGGGAAGGCTCGCTCCAGGTCGAGCTCGCCCACCTCAATTACCAGCGCTCGCGCCTGGTGCGCTCCTGGACCCACCTCGAACGCCAGCGCGGCGGTTTCGGATTCATGGGCGGTCCCGGCGAGACGCAGATCGAAGCCGACCGCCGCCTGATCCAGGAGCGCATCTCCAAGCTCGAGGGTGAGCTGAAGAAGGTGCAGGCGACGCGACGATTGCATCGCGCCGGCCGCCAGCGCGTGCCGTATCGCGTCGTCGCGCTGGTCGGCTACACCAATGCCGGCAAGTCGACGCTGTTCAACCGCCTGACCCGCGCCGACGTGCAGGCCGCCGACATGTTGTTCGCAACGCTGGATCCGACCTTGCGCGCGCTCAACCTGCCGCATGGCGGCAAGGCGATGCTGTCCGACACGGTCGGATTCATCTCCAACCTGCCGACACAGCTCGTCGCCGCCTTCCGCGCCACGCTGGAGGAGGTGCTGGAGGCCGACGTCATCCTGCATGTTCGCGACATCTCGCATGACGATGCCGAGGCGCAGCAGAGCGATGTCGACGCGGTGCTGCGCCAGCTCGGCATCAACCCCGACGATTCCGGCCGCATCATCGAGGTCTGGAACAAGATCGACCGTTACGACGCCGAGCAGCGCGAAGAGCTGCTCAATATCGCCGCGCGCAGGCCGGAGGATCATCCGGCGATGCTGGTGTCAGCCGTATCAGGCGAGGGCATCGACGCACTGCTGGCCGCGATCGAGGAACGCCTGGCCGCCAAGCGCACCACGCTCGATCTCTCCATCGACGCCGCGGACGGGGCCGGCATCAGCTGGCTCCATCGCAATGCCGAGGTGCTGGCGAAAGAGCTGCACGACGGCCGCTTCGACATGACCGTGCGAGTGGACGAGACCAAGCGGGATATCGTGGTGTCGCGGTTCGATGCGGTGCCGCATCTGTCGGCCACATAG
- the hfq gene encoding RNA chaperone Hfq, translating to MAADRAQNLQDTFLNHVRKTKTPLTIFLVNGVKLQGIVTWFDNFCLLLRRDGHSQLVYKHAISTIMPGAPIQLFEGGEDQPA from the coding sequence ATGGCGGCAGACCGCGCACAAAACCTACAGGACACCTTCCTTAATCACGTTCGCAAAACCAAGACGCCACTAACGATCTTTCTGGTCAACGGAGTGAAGCTCCAGGGCATCGTGACCTGGTTCGACAATTTCTGTCTGCTGCTTCGGCGCGACGGTCATTCGCAGCTCGTCTACAAGCATGCGATCTCGACCATCATGCCGGGCGCTCCGATCCAGTTGTTCGAAGGCGGCGAGGATCAGCCGGCTTGA
- the mazG gene encoding nucleoside triphosphate pyrophosphohydrolase, protein MTPSRDISRLIEIMAALRTPVTGCPWDLEQNFATIAPYTIEEAYEVVDAITRGDLDDLREELGDLLLQVVFHARMAEEQNAFAFGDVVEAITRKMIRRHPHVFADKDGNLASSHVNEVWDRIKAEEKAERAARRPPEDAPAHKSLLSGVKAGQPALTRATELQRKASTVGFDWNDPRAVLQKIREEADEIEAALDRNDKQELAEETGDLIFALVNLARHVDADPEAALRATNAKFERRFAYIERALEAQGRTLEQASLAEMDALWNAAKDEEKPASEGRKEVRR, encoded by the coding sequence ATGACCCCTTCCCGCGACATTTCCCGCCTGATCGAGATCATGGCGGCGCTGCGCACGCCGGTGACCGGCTGCCCCTGGGACCTCGAGCAGAATTTTGCGACCATCGCGCCCTACACGATCGAGGAAGCCTATGAGGTGGTCGATGCGATCACACGCGGCGATCTCGACGATCTGCGCGAGGAACTCGGCGACCTCCTGTTGCAGGTCGTGTTCCACGCCCGGATGGCTGAGGAGCAGAACGCGTTCGCTTTTGGCGACGTCGTCGAGGCCATCACCCGCAAGATGATCCGGCGTCATCCCCACGTCTTCGCCGACAAGGACGGCAATCTCGCCTCCTCTCACGTCAATGAAGTCTGGGACCGCATCAAGGCCGAGGAGAAAGCCGAGCGCGCCGCGCGCCGGCCGCCGGAGGACGCGCCGGCGCACAAATCGCTGCTGTCGGGCGTGAAGGCTGGCCAGCCCGCTCTGACCCGCGCCACGGAGTTGCAGCGCAAGGCCTCCACCGTCGGCTTCGACTGGAACGACCCGCGCGCAGTGCTGCAAAAGATCCGCGAGGAAGCCGACGAGATCGAGGCCGCGCTGGATCGAAATGACAAGCAGGAGCTGGCAGAGGAAACCGGGGACCTGATTTTCGCACTCGTCAACCTCGCCCGCCATGTCGACGCTGACCCGGAGGCCGCGCTGCGTGCAACCAACGCGAAGTTCGAGCGGCGCTTTGCCTATATCGAGCGTGCGCTTGAGGCGCAGGGCCGCACCCTGGAGCAGGCCTCGCTGGCGGAGATGGATGCGCTATGGAATGCGGCGAAGGACGAGGAGAAGCCGGCGTCGGAGGGACGCAAGGAAGTTCGCCGGTAA
- a CDS encoding sigma-54-dependent transcriptional regulator, with protein sequence MASEILIVDDEADIRDLVAGILEDEGFVTRTARDSDTALAEIANRRPHLVFLDIWLQGSKLDGLQLLEQVKKDNADLPVVMISGHGNIETAVAAIKRGAYDFIEKPFKADRLILVATRALENSRLKREVKELKQLAPSASQLVGRSPSMNQLRQTIERAAKANSRILIVGPAGAGKELTARTLHTASGRADGPFVVINAAAITPERMEHELFGVEQSNGEQPRKPGALEEAHGGTLFIDEIADMPRETQNKILRVLVEQSFQRVGGTAKVQVDVRIISSTARNLEEEIAAGHFREDLYHRLSVVPIRVPALSERREDIPELIDYFMEQISAGSGLPKRQIGQDAMAVLQSHVWPGNVRQLRNNVERVMILAAGGPEVIITADMLPQDVGSMVPAMPTSNNGEHIMGLPLREAREVFERDYLIAQISRFSGNISRTAEFVGMERSALHRKLKALGVG encoded by the coding sequence ATGGCTAGTGAAATTCTGATTGTCGATGATGAGGCCGATATTCGGGATCTCGTTGCGGGCATTCTCGAAGATGAGGGGTTCGTCACAAGGACGGCACGCGACAGCGATACGGCCCTGGCCGAGATCGCCAATCGCAGGCCGCATCTGGTGTTCCTCGACATCTGGCTCCAGGGCTCCAAGCTCGACGGCTTGCAGCTCCTGGAGCAGGTCAAGAAGGACAACGCCGATCTGCCGGTCGTGATGATCTCCGGCCACGGCAACATCGAGACCGCGGTCGCCGCGATCAAGCGCGGCGCCTACGACTTCATCGAGAAGCCGTTCAAGGCCGACCGGCTGATCCTGGTCGCGACCCGAGCGCTGGAGAACTCGCGGCTCAAGCGCGAGGTCAAGGAGCTGAAGCAGCTCGCGCCGAGCGCCAGCCAGCTCGTCGGCCGCTCGCCCAGCATGAACCAGCTGCGCCAGACCATCGAGCGCGCGGCCAAGGCCAACAGCCGTATCCTGATCGTCGGCCCCGCCGGCGCCGGCAAGGAGCTGACAGCGCGCACGCTGCACACCGCCTCGGGCCGAGCGGACGGCCCCTTCGTCGTCATCAACGCAGCCGCGATCACGCCCGAGCGGATGGAGCATGAGCTGTTCGGCGTCGAGCAATCCAACGGCGAACAGCCGCGCAAGCCCGGTGCGCTCGAGGAAGCCCATGGCGGCACGCTGTTCATCGACGAGATCGCGGACATGCCGCGCGAGACCCAGAACAAGATTCTGCGCGTGCTGGTCGAGCAGTCGTTCCAGCGCGTCGGCGGCACCGCCAAGGTGCAGGTGGACGTCCGCATCATCTCCTCCACCGCGCGCAATCTCGAAGAGGAGATCGCGGCCGGCCATTTCCGCGAGGACCTCTATCATCGGCTCTCGGTGGTGCCGATCCGCGTGCCTGCGCTGTCGGAGCGGCGCGAGGACATTCCGGAATTGATCGACTACTTCATGGAGCAGATCTCGGCCGGCAGCGGCCTGCCCAAGCGGCAGATCGGGCAGGACGCGATGGCGGTGCTGCAATCGCACGTCTGGCCGGGCAATGTGCGCCAGCTCCGCAACAACGTTGAGAGAGTCATGATTCTGGCTGCGGGCGGGCCCGAGGTCATCATCACGGCCGACATGTTGCCGCAGGACGTCGGCTCCATGGTGCCGGCGATGCCGACCAGCAACAATGGCGAGCACATCATGGGCCTGCCGCTGCGCGAAGCGCGCGAAGTATTCGAGCGCGACTATTTGATTGCACAGATCAGCCGTTTCTCAGGAAATATTTCTCGCACGGCCGAATTTGTTGGCATGGAACGTTCGGCGCTGCATCGGAAGCTGAAGGCGCTCGGTGTCGGCTAA
- a CDS encoding sensor histidine kinase, translating to MISADTSAASFDTAPAEEPKRWSLRRWLAPFAVALALLSAFLTFLVLTGLTKIEPTPEVVRSFYLINAATILLLVGIIIRELWQLILARRRGRAAARLHVQIVSLFSIVAVLPAVLVAVVANVTIERGLDRLFSGPTKEVIQNSLTIARAYMQDHAQLIRGDILGMANDIAHARPLYDQDRRSFREMLTASAGSRNLPGAMIIDKNTNILESADTGMRLAYSPPAPDFLSNVNENEPEIAVLPDASFVAAVIRLRAFNDTFLYVARPLDPNVVNQLKQTEVSVAEYAQIESRRLGIQVAFALMFAVIALTILMASVLIGLNFANSLVSPIRRLMNAAHTVSTGDLHVQVAVHQSEGDLAQLGETFNKMTQELRSQRDELVNASDLIDSRRRFIEAVLSSASAGIIGVDASGSVGILNRSAEKLIGHSEAETLGHPLSDVLPELDEMMKAAREGTQRLVQGQITITRDGTERNLSVRVSAEKTSQPRDSYIITLDDITELVSAQRTSAWGDVARRIAHEIKNPLTPIQLSAERIRRKFGKTITEDKDKQIFDQCTDTIVRQVDDIRRMVDEFSRFARMPKPVMEGEDVADTVRQAVFLMKVAHPEIDIEAEFKEDPLRAQFDRRLISQAVTNIVKNATEAIEQVPPEELGQENGKGRIDVVVSREGEDVLIDVVDNGIGLPKVARSRLLEPYVTTRAKGTGLGLAIVGRVLEDHGGRIELKDASDFREGQRGAWMRMRFAISGQPAKSEGAEPALPEATKPGNKETVGDSVKESRPDSETNEPAAETKEPTEKTNDSTKIEASTGS from the coding sequence ATGATCAGCGCAGATACCTCGGCCGCATCCTTTGACACGGCCCCAGCCGAAGAGCCCAAGCGCTGGTCGCTGCGGCGCTGGCTGGCACCCTTTGCCGTGGCCCTGGCGCTGCTGTCGGCCTTCCTCACGTTCCTGGTTCTGACCGGCCTCACCAAGATCGAGCCGACGCCGGAGGTGGTCCGCTCGTTCTATCTGATCAATGCGGCCACGATCCTGCTCCTGGTCGGGATCATCATCCGGGAACTCTGGCAGCTGATCCTGGCCCGACGGCGGGGCCGGGCGGCCGCGCGCCTCCATGTCCAGATCGTCAGCCTGTTCTCGATCGTGGCGGTGCTGCCGGCGGTGCTGGTCGCCGTCGTCGCCAACGTCACCATCGAGCGCGGCCTCGACCGGCTGTTCTCGGGCCCGACCAAGGAGGTGATCCAGAATTCGCTGACGATCGCGCGGGCCTACATGCAGGACCATGCGCAGCTGATCCGCGGCGACATTCTCGGCATGGCCAACGACATCGCGCACGCCCGGCCGCTCTACGACCAGGACCGCCGCTCGTTCCGGGAGATGCTGACCGCCAGCGCCGGCTCCCGCAATTTGCCGGGCGCGATGATCATCGACAAGAACACCAACATCCTGGAATCCGCCGACACCGGCATGCGGCTGGCCTACTCGCCGCCCGCGCCGGACTTCCTCAGCAACGTGAACGAGAACGAACCCGAAATCGCGGTGCTACCGGATGCGAGCTTCGTCGCCGCGGTGATCCGCCTGCGTGCCTTCAACGACACCTTCCTCTACGTCGCCCGGCCACTCGATCCGAACGTCGTCAACCAGCTCAAGCAGACCGAGGTCAGCGTCGCCGAATACGCCCAGATCGAGTCGCGCCGGCTCGGCATCCAGGTCGCCTTCGCGCTGATGTTCGCGGTGATCGCGCTGACCATCCTGATGGCTTCGGTGCTGATTGGCCTCAACTTCGCCAACTCGCTGGTCTCGCCGATCCGGCGGCTGATGAATGCAGCCCACACGGTCTCGACCGGCGACCTGCATGTTCAGGTGGCCGTGCACCAGTCCGAAGGCGACCTTGCCCAGCTTGGTGAGACCTTCAACAAGATGACGCAGGAATTGCGCAGCCAGCGCGACGAGCTCGTCAACGCCAGCGACCTCATCGATAGCCGCCGCCGCTTCATCGAGGCCGTGCTGTCGTCGGCGAGCGCCGGCATCATCGGCGTCGACGCGTCCGGCAGCGTCGGAATCCTCAACCGCTCCGCCGAGAAGCTGATCGGACACTCCGAAGCGGAGACGCTCGGCCACCCGCTCTCGGACGTGCTGCCTGAGCTCGACGAGATGATGAAGGCGGCGCGGGAAGGGACCCAGCGCCTGGTGCAGGGCCAGATCACGATCACCCGCGACGGCACCGAGCGCAATCTCTCGGTCCGCGTCAGCGCCGAGAAGACCAGCCAACCGCGCGACAGCTACATTATCACGCTCGACGACATCACCGAGCTGGTCTCCGCGCAGCGCACCTCGGCATGGGGCGACGTGGCGCGCCGCATCGCCCACGAGATCAAGAATCCGCTGACGCCGATCCAGCTCTCGGCCGAGCGCATCCGCCGCAAGTTCGGCAAGACCATCACCGAGGACAAGGACAAGCAGATCTTCGACCAGTGCACCGACACCATCGTGCGCCAGGTCGACGACATCAGGCGCATGGTCGATGAGTTCTCCCGTTTCGCACGCATGCCGAAACCGGTGATGGAGGGCGAGGACGTCGCCGACACCGTGCGGCAGGCGGTGTTCCTGATGAAAGTCGCCCATCCCGAGATCGACATCGAGGCCGAGTTCAAAGAGGATCCGCTGCGCGCCCAGTTCGACCGGCGACTGATCTCCCAGGCCGTCACCAACATCGTCAAGAACGCCACCGAGGCGATCGAGCAGGTCCCGCCGGAGGAGCTCGGCCAGGAAAACGGAAAAGGCCGCATCGACGTCGTGGTGTCGCGCGAAGGTGAGGACGTGCTGATCGACGTGGTCGACAACGGCATCGGCCTGCCCAAGGTCGCGCGCTCGCGGCTGCTCGAGCCCTACGTCACAACGCGCGCCAAGGGCACCGGCTTGGGGCTGGCGATCGTCGGCCGCGTGCTGGAAGACCATGGCGGACGCATCGAGCTGAAGGACGCCTCCGACTTCCGCGAAGGCCAGCGCGGCGCCTGGATGCGGATGCGCTTTGCGATCTCCGGGCAACCCGCGAAGTCCGAGGGAGCCGAGCCGGCGCTCCCGGAAGCAACCAAGCCGGGCAACAAGGAAACGGTTGGGGATTCCGTCAAGGAATCCAGGCCGGACTCGGAAACAAACGAGCCGGCCGCCGAAACCAAAGAGCCGACTGAAAAGACCAATGATTCAACGAAAATCGAAGCCTCAACAGGTAGCTGA
- a CDS encoding nitrile hydratase accessory protein yields MSRTLAAAATAAIPSIPRDDDGPVFRAPWEAHAFAMALSLHERGVFTWPEWAAALADEIKRAQAAGDPDTGETYYLHWLATLEGLVARKGVASTETLHRYRDAWDHAADRTPHGKPIELRPEDFR; encoded by the coding sequence ATGAGCCGCACGCTTGCTGCCGCCGCAACGGCGGCGATTCCGAGCATTCCTCGCGACGACGACGGCCCGGTGTTCCGCGCGCCCTGGGAGGCGCACGCGTTTGCGATGGCGTTGAGCCTGCACGAACGCGGTGTGTTCACCTGGCCGGAATGGGCCGCAGCGCTCGCCGACGAGATCAAGCGCGCCCAGGCTGCCGGCGATCCGGATACGGGCGAGACCTATTACCTGCACTGGCTCGCCACGCTGGAAGGCCTCGTCGCACGCAAGGGCGTCGCTTCGACGGAGACGCTGCACCGCTACCGCGACGCCTGGGACCACGCCGCCGACCGCACGCCGCATGGCAAGCCGATCGAGCTGCGGCCGGAGGATTTTCGGTAG
- a CDS encoding histidine kinase yields MYSYHIVAELRQFRGVSAATDAPIHKTWWLTGTDSRHPGLTGMDRFFLATMVSAVLLLIVAADLLVNGLGLQQPPVNVASVTPAPGRLVR; encoded by the coding sequence ATGTATTCGTACCACATTGTTGCCGAATTGCGACAATTCCGCGGCGTCTCCGCCGCGACCGACGCGCCCATCCACAAGACATGGTGGTTGACGGGAACGGATTCCCGCCATCCCGGCTTGACGGGGATGGATAGATTTTTTCTCGCGACGATGGTCTCGGCCGTTCTTCTGCTGATCGTGGCCGCCGACCTCCTGGTCAACGGCCTGGGTCTCCAGCAGCCGCCGGTGAATGTCGCTAGCGTGACGCCGGCACCCGGCCGGCTTGTTAGATAG
- the ntrC gene encoding nitrogen regulation protein NR(I), whose protein sequence is MPAGSILVADDDTAIRTVLNQALSRAGYEVRLTGNAATLWRWVSQGEGDLVITDVVMPDENAFDLLPRIKKMRPNLPVIVMSAQNTFMTAIRASERGAYEYLPKPFDLKELIAIVGRALSEPKERVSTPDEDAEMEAIPLVGRSPAMQEIYRVLARLMQTDLTVMITGESGTGKELVARALHDYGKRRNGPFVAVNMAAIPRDLIESELFGHERGAFTGANTRASGRFEQAEGGTLFLDEIGDMPMEAQTRLLRVLQQGEYTTVGGRTPIKTDVRIVAASNKDLRVLIQQGLFREDLFFRLNVVPLRLPPLRERIEDLPDLVRHFFTLAEKDGLPPKKLDALALERMKQHRWPGNVRELENLARRLAALYPQDVITSSVIDGELAPPSVSPGAAVQQGVDNLGGAVEAYLSSHFQGFPNGMPPPGLYHRILKEIEVPLLTAALAATRGNQIRAADLLGLNRNTLRKKIRDLDIQVYRSGG, encoded by the coding sequence ATGCCCGCAGGTAGCATTCTCGTAGCTGATGACGACACCGCCATCCGCACCGTTCTCAATCAGGCACTTTCCCGCGCCGGCTACGAAGTGCGGCTGACCGGCAATGCCGCAACGCTGTGGCGTTGGGTCAGCCAGGGGGAGGGCGATCTCGTCATCACCGACGTGGTGATGCCCGACGAGAACGCTTTCGACCTGCTGCCGCGGATCAAGAAGATGCGGCCGAATCTGCCAGTCATCGTCATGAGCGCGCAGAACACGTTCATGACGGCGATCCGTGCCTCCGAGCGCGGCGCCTATGAATATCTGCCAAAGCCCTTCGACCTGAAGGAGCTGATCGCCATCGTCGGTCGCGCGCTCTCCGAGCCGAAGGAGCGGGTCTCGACGCCGGACGAGGACGCCGAGATGGAGGCGATCCCGCTGGTCGGCCGCTCGCCGGCGATGCAGGAGATCTACCGCGTGCTGGCGCGTCTGATGCAGACCGACCTCACCGTGATGATCACGGGCGAGTCCGGCACTGGCAAGGAGCTGGTGGCACGCGCGCTGCACGATTACGGCAAGCGCCGCAACGGGCCGTTCGTCGCGGTCAACATGGCAGCGATTCCACGGGACCTCATCGAATCCGAGCTGTTCGGCCATGAGCGCGGCGCCTTCACCGGTGCCAACACTCGCGCCTCCGGCCGGTTCGAGCAGGCCGAGGGCGGCACGCTGTTCCTCGACGAGATCGGCGACATGCCGATGGAGGCGCAGACCCGTCTCTTACGCGTGCTGCAGCAGGGCGAATACACCACCGTCGGCGGCCGCACCCCGATCAAGACCGACGTGCGCATCGTCGCGGCCTCCAACAAGGATCTGCGCGTCCTGATCCAGCAGGGCCTGTTCCGCGAAGACCTGTTCTTCCGCCTCAACGTCGTGCCGCTGCGGCTGCCGCCGCTGCGCGAGCGCATCGAGGACCTGCCGGATCTGGTGCGGCACTTCTTCACGCTGGCCGAGAAGGATGGCTTGCCGCCGAAGAAGCTCGACGCACTGGCGCTGGAGCGGATGAAGCAGCACCGCTGGCCGGGCAACGTGCGCGAGCTCGAAAACCTCGCCCGGCGCCTCGCCGCGCTCTATCCGCAGGACGTGATCACGTCCTCGGTCATTGACGGCGAGCTCGCGCCACCCTCGGTCAGCCCGGGCGCGGCGGTCCAGCAGGGTGTCGACAATCTCGGCGGCGCGGTGGAGGCCTATCTGTCCTCGCACTTCCAGGGCTTCCCGAACGGCATGCCGCCGCCGGGCCTCTATCACCGCATCCTCAAGGAGATCGAGGTGCCGCTGCTGACGGCTGCACTCGCCGCCACCCGCGGCAACCAGATCCGCGCCGCGGACCTGCTCGGCCTCAACCGCAACACGCTGCGCAAGAAGATCCGGGACCTCGACATCCAGGTGTATCGGAGCGGGGGCTAG
- the queC gene encoding 7-cyano-7-deazaguanine synthase QueC: protein MSDAFSSQTALVLFSGGQDSTTCLAWALSRFARVETLGFEYGQRHAIELACRDRLFEGIKGLRADWAAKLGESHTLSIPTLAAVSETALTRDVAIAMGADGLPNTFVPGRNLVFLTFAAALAYRRGITHIVGGMCETDYSGYPDCRDETIRAMQAALSLGMAKQFELHTPLMWIDKAATWKLAHDLGGEGLVDLIREQSHTCYLGERGAQHEWGYGCGECPACSLRAKGWREFVAGR, encoded by the coding sequence ATGAGCGACGCATTTTCATCACAGACCGCCTTGGTGCTGTTTTCCGGCGGCCAGGATTCCACCACCTGCCTCGCCTGGGCGCTCAGCCGTTTCGCCCGCGTGGAGACTCTGGGGTTCGAGTACGGCCAACGCCATGCCATTGAGCTGGCCTGCCGTGACCGCTTGTTCGAGGGCATCAAGGGCCTGCGCGCGGATTGGGCCGCAAAGCTCGGCGAGAGCCACACGCTGTCGATCCCGACGTTGGCGGCCGTGTCCGAGACGGCGCTGACCCGCGACGTCGCGATCGCGATGGGCGCCGACGGCCTGCCCAACACCTTCGTGCCCGGCCGCAATCTGGTGTTTCTGACCTTCGCCGCGGCGCTGGCCTACCGGCGCGGCATCACCCATATCGTCGGCGGCATGTGCGAGACCGACTATTCCGGCTATCCCGATTGCCGCGACGAGACCATCCGCGCCATGCAGGCCGCGCTCTCGCTCGGCATGGCCAAGCAGTTCGAGCTGCATACGCCGCTGATGTGGATCGACAAGGCGGCGACGTGGAAGCTCGCGCACGACCTCGGGGGCGAAGGGCTTGTCGACCTCATCCGCGAGCAGTCCCACACCTGCTATCTGGGCGAACGTGGCGCGCAGCACGAGTGGGGATACGGCTGCGGGGAGTGCCCGGCGTGCAGCCTGCGGGCGAAAGGGTGGCGAGAGTTCGTGGCGGGGCGCTGA
- the nthB gene encoding nitrile hydratase subunit beta, which translates to MNGVHDMGGMDGFGKVEPEPNEPMFHADWEARVLAMVRAMGAAGAFNIDTSRFYRETLPPHLYLSSSYYKKWFLGLEEMLVEKGYLTREEVAAGHAMQPGKALKHGKFDLANVERVMVRGKFARPAPAPAKFAIGDRVRAKNIHPATHTRLPRYVRGHVGVVELNHGCHVFPDTAAMEQGENPQWLYTVVFEGRDLWGADGDPTLKVSIDAFEPYLDPA; encoded by the coding sequence GTGAACGGCGTGCACGACATGGGCGGCATGGACGGGTTCGGCAAGGTCGAGCCCGAGCCGAACGAGCCGATGTTCCACGCGGATTGGGAAGCGCGTGTCCTCGCCATGGTGCGTGCGATGGGTGCGGCCGGCGCCTTCAACATCGACACCTCGCGCTTCTATCGCGAAACGCTCCCGCCGCATCTCTATCTCTCGAGCTCCTATTACAAGAAATGGTTCCTCGGTCTCGAGGAGATGCTGGTCGAGAAGGGCTATCTCACACGGGAGGAGGTCGCCGCCGGCCACGCGATGCAGCCAGGAAAGGCGCTCAAGCACGGCAAGTTCGATCTCGCCAATGTCGAGCGCGTGATGGTGCGCGGCAAGTTCGCCCGCCCTGCCCCGGCCCCTGCGAAATTTGCGATCGGCGACCGTGTACGCGCCAAGAACATTCATCCGGCGACGCATACGCGGCTGCCGCGCTATGTGCGCGGCCATGTCGGCGTCGTCGAGCTCAACCATGGCTGCCACGTGTTTCCTGACACGGCCGCGATGGAGCAAGGCGAAAATCCGCAATGGCTCTACACCGTCGTGTTCGAGGGTCGCGATCTCTGGGGCGCGGATGGCGATCCCACGTTGAAGGTTTCGATCGACGCGTTCGAACCCTATCTGGACCCGGCGTGA